A genomic region of Haliotis asinina isolate JCU_RB_2024 chromosome 1, JCU_Hal_asi_v2, whole genome shotgun sequence contains the following coding sequences:
- the LOC137293667 gene encoding uncharacterized protein — translation MEKGNSLNDHLQKISTWANTWQVKFNPENTETIQFSRKRIANPRPSLFMQGIPINEVDEHKHLVTLRRGCSDLNYHKFERHLSNDPSCSCGAPREDTQHYLLVCPNYTVLRNDAEIYKHGYSLKTILYGNSDLSYLDNLAILKSVYLFVIDSRRFDTKCG, via the exons ATGGAAAAAG GAAACAGTCTTAATGAccatttacaaaaaatatcaaCTTGGGCGAATACATGGCAAGTGAAATTCAACCCCGAAAATACGGAAACAATTCAATTTAGCAGAAAACGGATTGCCAACCCCAGACCCTCTTTATTTATGCAAGGGATTCCTATAAATGAAGTTGATGAACATAAACACTTAG TCAC GCTTCGTCGAGGCTGTAGTGATCTGAACTATCATAAATTTGAACGACATCTTTCAAACGATCCTTCCTGTTCTTGTGGCGCTCCTCGGGAAGATACCCAACACTATCTACTTGTCTGTCCTAATTATACTGTACTAAGAAATGATGCAGAGATTTACAAACATGGATACAGCTTAAAGACAATCTTGTATGGAAATAGTGACCTATCTTATCTTGATAATCTAGCCATCTTGAAATCTGTCTACCTCTTCGTCATTGATTCTcgtagatttgatactaaatgtgGTTGA